The Pyrus communis chromosome 12, drPyrComm1.1, whole genome shotgun sequence genomic sequence TAATTTGGTGAATGAAGAACAATGAATAGGAAGGCAAAGTTCCAATCTTTTTTGTTATTCATGGGGGTTTATGTTCCTCGCAAAGCGGGAGACTTGTTGGTTTAGGGTTGCCCTTATTCTTCTTGTTCATTACATATTTAGCTAATTAGAACTGAATGCTACTTAAGTTTTGATCTTTCATTTTTCTGGTAAATTTGTATGACTTTTGCAATACAAAAACTATGTCCCCTTTCTTTTGGGATTTCCTTTAACCTTGTCTTTTCAACTGTGGACTTGCGTGGAGTCGTATTATCATGCCTGTGTCTTTGGAAGAGGTAAATGAGTTACTCTTAGGTCACACTGctcttattttatttgatattcGCATGCATAAAATGCCTTTTTATTTATCATCTAGTTCGTGAAAATTGAGTACATAGTACATACTACATAGAACTGAGTATATATGTGTTTTGTACATTCATAAGTGAATGTAGCTTTTAGCTTTGTACATTCATAAGTGAATATAATTATTGGTTTGTCTATATAGGATGGATTCAAATGAAGTGGACAACACTGGTTCAAGTTCAGAAAGTGATTGATCATCTGATTTGGATGGTTCAAGTTCAGAAGGGGAAAACATGCATTTGAATGACGACAATTTTATGAATGATGTTAGAGACCACATAGCCGGATCAATGTGGCTTGATTACGTCAATAACAATTAGTCTCAAAGTTTATTGGTTTTCTAGAATGTTTTAATGTAATATTTATTGTCTAAGACTTGAAGTTTAATTTGATCACCGAGCATATATGTGTTGTATTAgcacatgaatatcaaaataGTATGTTTAAGGTTTAATTTCATATGTTTTGTATATCTTAAAACAAAtacataattgaaaaaaaaaatgttgtttttaagagttaaaccaaacaagttttcaaatttttagaataaaaaatagtttttaagtTCAATGCCAAACACGTTtttgaaacctaaaaaaaactgtttctaagAAATGTTCTTAAAAGTTAGTTTCAAGaccaatttaaatttttaagcaGGATAACAAACATGCCCTTATATTTCTCTCCTTTTTATAACATTTTACAAAAAGACCAAAATGCTATATTGCTTTGAGCACTCAGCAACTTCTTCCTCCTAACTCGAAACCGTGTGCTTATGTCAATGGGTTATGTGGTAATTTAGGCTATTGTATCTGTGCTGCAGCGTTCAATATACTCAACGGACATGTCTAGATCCTTGGACGCTAGTCTACTTTGCTTTTTCTCCATTCGGTGCTGTGATGTCAACACTTACACGTAACTACtttaagataaaaatgaatTGCGACCTCCTTAGTTGTTagaaatttagagagagagagagagagagagagagagagagagagagtcgcctataaaaaatttagagataAAAAGAGGGAGGGTTTATGACATACAATCATGTACATGATTTAGCAAATTTTCTCCTTTCAGTATTTTTTACGCAAATTATGATATTCATGGTTTGGGATTCGAAGAAATCCTCTTGGTAGTTTTATTTGATCATACATTAAAAGACAAAcaagtatttttaattttgcggGAAAATTGAGGGTTGTAATTTGTAGTCTTTCACTAAATGGTAATTCAAATTTTGTCACTAATCGTCATAACTAAACAcattttaagaattaaaaagaaCAAATTAGGAGCTTATTTGAGACAAAAAGGATTTAAGAACCAAAAGATGATTTTCACGCACTCTTTTTAGTTTCACatatctttttgtttatttttaatttttaattttatttgatgtaTTCAATTTAACAACTATAAATAAAGGAGatataaaatgataaaattgtCGTGTAATTCATTTTTTCCTTATCAGAAGAGAAATGGAATCATAAATTGGACCAAACAAAGGGACGAAAATGTAAATAGACATTCCCTTTGAAAGGAAATATAAGTGCGAAACTACGATACGAATCCCTTGGCCACGAGTCTCCCTGCTCTAGCAGCCACTACTGAAACTATCATTTCACTCTCAAGCTCAGCTTCTCCAACAATGGCGGCCATTGCTCCACCCTCCTCTTACTCCTTCTCAAAACCCTCCCCTTTCTCTTCCTCAGCCAAATCCTACCACCCCATTTCCAGATTCAACCCCCCCTTCTCTCCTCTTCCCCAAAAACCCTCTCCCTTCCGCCACCTCCGGATCTCCAGCTCCCTCTCCCCCAAAACCGATACCACAATCAcaaccgccaccaccaccaccaaccctCTAGACCCAGAGGCCCCAATCTCCCGATTTGCCCCTGACGAGCCCAGAAAAGGCGCCGATGTCCTCGTTGAGGCGCTCGAGCGCCAAGGCGTCACCGACGTCTTTGCCTACCCTGGCGGCGCATCAATGGAGATCCACCAGGCTCTCACGCGCTCTTCTTCCATCCGCAACGTCCTCCCGCGCCATGAGCAAGGCGGGGTGTTCGCAGCTGAAGGCTACGCCCGCGCGTCGGGTCGTCCCGGCGTGTGCATTGCAACCTCCGGCCCCGGCGCAACGAACTTGGTTAGTGGCCTCGCCGACGCGCTCATGGACAGCATACCGGTGGTGGCAATCACCGGCCAAGTACCCCGGAGAATGATAGGCACTGACGCCTTCCAGGAGACCCCAATTGTTGAGGTAACAAGGTCAATCACTAAGCACAATTATCTTGTTCTTGATGTAGAGGACATTCCTAGGGTTGTTAGGGAGGCCTTTTTCTTAGCTACCTCCGGTCGACCTGGCCCGGTTTTGATTGATAtacccaaagatgtgcaacaacaGCTTGTAGTTCCCAATTGGGATCAACCCATTAAGTTACCTGGGTACATGTCTAGGTTGCCCAAGTCCCCCAATGAGGGTCACTTGGAGCAGATTGTGAGGTTGGTGTCCGAGTCCAAGAAACCGGTTTTGTATGTTGGTGGAGGGTGTTTGAACTCCAGTGAGGAGTTGAGGCGGTTCGTGGAGCTCACGGGGATCCCGGTGGCTAGTACTTTGATGGGTCTCGGGGCATACCCGTGCAATGACGAAGAACTGTCACTTCAAATGCTTGGAATGCATGGCACTGTTTATGCTAATTATGCTGTGGATAAGTCTGATTTGCTGCTTGCATTTGGGGTGAGGTTTGATGACCGGGTTACCGGGAAGTTGGAGGCATTTGCTAGCCGGGCTAAGATTGTTCACATTGATATTGACTCGGCGGAGATTGGAAAGAATAAGCAGCCTCATGTGTCGGTTTGTGCTGATGTAAAATCGGCACTGGAAGGGTTGAATAGGATATTGGAGCAGAAAGAGAGCAAGGTTAAGCTTGATTTTTCAGCTTGGAGGGCGGAGCTGAAAGAGGAGAAAGTGAAGTTCCCATTGGGTTTTAAGACTTTTGGGGACTCCATTTCTCCTCAGAATGCCATTCAGGTTCTTGATGAGTTAACTGATGGGAACGCGATTATAAGCACTGGTGTTGGACAGCATCAAATGTGGGCAGCTCAGTTTTACAAGTACAAGCGGCCTCGGCAGTGGTTGACATCAGGGGGATTAGGAGCTATGGGCTTCGGATTGCCTGCTGCTATCGGGGCTGCTGTTGCAAACCCGGATTCTGTTGTCATTGACATTGACGGTGATGGAAGTTTCCTTATGAATGTCCAGGAATTGGCAACGATCAGTGTGGAGAAACTACCAGTCAA encodes the following:
- the LOC137710339 gene encoding acetolactate synthase 1, chloroplastic-like; the protein is MAAIAPPSSYSFSKPSPFSSSAKSYHPISRFNPPFSPLPQKPSPFRHLRISSSLSPKTDTTITTATTTTNPLDPEAPISRFAPDEPRKGADVLVEALERQGVTDVFAYPGGASMEIHQALTRSSSIRNVLPRHEQGGVFAAEGYARASGRPGVCIATSGPGATNLVSGLADALMDSIPVVAITGQVPRRMIGTDAFQETPIVEVTRSITKHNYLVLDVEDIPRVVREAFFLATSGRPGPVLIDIPKDVQQQLVVPNWDQPIKLPGYMSRLPKSPNEGHLEQIVRLVSESKKPVLYVGGGCLNSSEELRRFVELTGIPVASTLMGLGAYPCNDEELSLQMLGMHGTVYANYAVDKSDLLLAFGVRFDDRVTGKLEAFASRAKIVHIDIDSAEIGKNKQPHVSVCADVKSALEGLNRILEQKESKVKLDFSAWRAELKEEKVKFPLGFKTFGDSISPQNAIQVLDELTDGNAIISTGVGQHQMWAAQFYKYKRPRQWLTSGGLGAMGFGLPAAIGAAVANPDSVVIDIDGDGSFLMNVQELATISVEKLPVKIMLLNNQHLGMVVQWEDRFYKANRAHTYLGNPANESEIFPNMLKFADACGIPAARVTKKEDLKAAIQKMLDTPGPYLLDVIVPHQEHVLPMIPSGGAFKDVITEGDGRSSY